The Nesterenkonia xinjiangensis genome contains a region encoding:
- a CDS encoding cytochrome c biogenesis CcdA family protein: protein MSADLGFATLSAASTLGTANNRFAEIVFDGSLLISAPVALLAGLVSFLSPCVLPLVPGYLGYVTGLSGVDLAERRRSRMVLGASLFVLGFSAVFVAIGFMFTQATVWLRVEGGWLTQLLGGVVVLMGLVFMGAFGFFQRERKIERRPPDGLLGAPLLGATFGIGWAPCIGPTLAAVLALSTPVGGDPARGAFLMFIYCLGLGIPFILISFGIQRGMKAVSFFRKHRVAVMRVGGGVLIVVGLLMLSGVWNTWVYALQDWFANEVRMPI, encoded by the coding sequence ATGAGCGCCGACCTCGGGTTCGCGACCCTCAGCGCCGCCAGCACCCTCGGCACGGCCAACAATCGGTTCGCGGAGATCGTCTTCGACGGCTCCCTGCTGATCTCCGCCCCGGTCGCGCTGCTGGCCGGACTGGTCTCCTTCCTCTCACCCTGCGTGCTGCCCCTGGTGCCCGGGTATCTGGGCTACGTGACCGGGCTCTCCGGGGTGGACCTCGCCGAGCGTCGGCGTTCCCGCATGGTGCTCGGCGCCAGCCTCTTCGTGCTCGGATTCTCCGCGGTCTTCGTGGCCATCGGCTTCATGTTCACCCAGGCCACCGTCTGGCTGCGGGTGGAGGGCGGCTGGCTGACCCAGCTGCTCGGCGGCGTCGTCGTGCTCATGGGTCTGGTGTTCATGGGCGCCTTCGGCTTCTTCCAGCGCGAGCGCAAGATCGAGCGCCGCCCGCCGGACGGGCTGCTCGGCGCCCCGCTGCTGGGCGCGACCTTCGGCATCGGGTGGGCCCCCTGCATCGGTCCCACCCTGGCCGCCGTGCTCGCCCTCTCCACCCCGGTGGGCGGAGACCCGGCCCGCGGGGCCTTTCTGATGTTCATCTACTGCCTCGGACTGGGGATCCCGTTCATCCTCATCAGCTTCGGCATCCAGCGCGGCATGAAGGCGGTGTCCTTCTTCCGGAAGCACCGTGTGGCCGTGATGCGAGTCGGCGGCGGCGTGCTGATCGTCGTCGGGCTGCTGATGCTCTCCGGGGTGTGGAACACCTGGGTCTACGCGCTCCAGGACTGGTTCGCCAATGAGGTGAGGATGCCGATCTGA
- a CDS encoding TlpA family protein disulfide reductase has translation MSSPEATAHEPAPRRPAMSRRALLGASGLMAGLLVMSACSSENDRLAEQAANDGSNYVAGDGSVQEFAPEERGEPVHFESTLFDGSAVDPARWTGEVVVINFWYAACAPCRVEAPDLAELHQEFADDGVQFYGVNTRDTQPTAEAFERRFGIEYPSMEDRDGRVMLAMTDYVPPSAVPTTLVLDRDGRVSARILGIAEPGTLRALITTALEESSQA, from the coding sequence ATGAGCTCACCCGAGGCCACCGCGCACGAGCCGGCCCCGCGCCGTCCCGCGATGAGTCGTCGCGCCCTGCTCGGCGCCTCCGGGCTGATGGCCGGGCTGCTCGTGATGAGCGCCTGCAGCTCCGAGAACGACCGTCTCGCCGAACAGGCCGCCAACGACGGCAGCAACTACGTCGCCGGCGACGGCTCCGTCCAGGAGTTCGCCCCCGAGGAGCGTGGCGAACCCGTGCACTTCGAGTCCACCCTCTTCGACGGTTCCGCCGTGGACCCCGCCCGCTGGACCGGCGAGGTCGTCGTCATCAACTTCTGGTACGCCGCCTGCGCCCCCTGCCGTGTGGAGGCCCCCGACCTGGCGGAGCTGCATCAGGAGTTCGCCGACGACGGCGTCCAGTTCTACGGGGTCAACACCCGCGACACCCAGCCCACCGCCGAGGCCTTCGAACGCCGTTTCGGCATCGAGTACCCCTCCATGGAGGACCGCGACGGTCGAGTGATGCTCGCCATGACGGACTATGTGCCGCCGTCGGCCGTCCCCACCACCCTGGTGCTCGACCGGGACGGCAGGGTCTCCGCGCGGATCCTCGGCATCGCCGAACCGGGCACCCTGCGTGCCCTGATCACCACCGCGCTGGAGGAGTCTTCTCAGGCATGA
- a CDS encoding histidine phosphatase family protein: protein MASSITGPTTATVHLVRHGEVHNPEKVLYGRLPGYGLSELGHRMAAGIAEHFAARSDAGQPVHLLAASPLQRAQETVAPLAERLSLPVITEERVLEAENSFEGLSRVKQQLRNPRWWPLLVNPFRPSWGEPYTQQASRMLAAAKDLSGQAVAEHGDGAEVVVVSHQLPIWVTRLWAENRPLWHDPRRRECSLTSITSLHIGPRGVESVSYAEPNHELLKDATALPGA, encoded by the coding sequence ATGGCATCCAGCATCACCGGTCCGACGACGGCCACCGTCCACCTCGTCCGTCACGGGGAGGTCCACAACCCTGAGAAGGTCCTCTACGGGCGGCTGCCCGGTTACGGACTCTCCGAGCTCGGCCATCGCATGGCCGCCGGCATCGCCGAGCATTTCGCCGCCCGGTCCGACGCCGGGCAGCCCGTCCATCTGCTTGCCGCCTCCCCGCTGCAGCGCGCCCAGGAGACCGTCGCGCCGCTGGCCGAGCGGCTGAGCCTGCCAGTCATCACGGAGGAGCGCGTGCTCGAGGCGGAGAACTCCTTTGAGGGGCTCTCCCGGGTCAAGCAGCAGCTCCGGAACCCGCGCTGGTGGCCGCTGCTGGTCAACCCGTTCCGACCCTCCTGGGGCGAGCCCTACACCCAGCAGGCCAGCCGGATGCTGGCCGCGGCCAAGGATCTCTCCGGGCAGGCCGTCGCGGAGCACGGAGACGGCGCGGAGGTCGTCGTCGTCTCCCACCAGCTGCCGATCTGGGTGACCCGCCTCTGGGCGGAGAACCGCCCGCTGTGGCACGATCCACGCCGGCGCGAGTGCTCCCTGACCTCCATCACCAGCCTGCACATCGGCCCCCGCGGCGTGGAGTCGGTCAGCTACGCCGAGCCGAACCACGAGCTGCTCAAGGACGCCACTGCCCTGCCCGGCGCCTGA
- the purN gene encoding phosphoribosylglycinamide formyltransferase has protein sequence MRIVVLVSGSGTNLQAVIDAVSAGSLPVEIAAVGSDVAGCGGLDRAERAGIDTFSVPLARGGDRSAWNTNLRKEVRRFQPDLVVSSGFMRILGSEFLDGVGAPIINTHPALLPSFPGAHAVRDAIDHGVKITGCTVHQVDAGVDTGPIIAQEAVRVHPEDDADSLHERIKVEERRLLVETIGGIAEGRISLPSG, from the coding sequence ATGCGCATCGTGGTTCTGGTCTCCGGCTCGGGGACCAATCTCCAGGCCGTCATCGACGCCGTCTCCGCCGGCTCCCTGCCCGTGGAGATCGCCGCGGTCGGCTCCGACGTCGCCGGCTGCGGCGGCCTGGACCGGGCCGAGCGGGCCGGCATCGACACCTTCTCCGTGCCGCTGGCCCGAGGAGGTGACCGCTCTGCCTGGAACACGAACCTCCGGAAGGAGGTCCGCCGTTTCCAACCAGACCTGGTGGTCTCCAGCGGCTTCATGCGCATCCTGGGCTCGGAGTTCCTCGACGGCGTCGGCGCCCCCATCATCAACACGCATCCGGCTCTGCTCCCCAGCTTTCCCGGTGCGCATGCGGTGCGCGACGCCATCGACCATGGTGTGAAGATCACCGGCTGCACGGTCCACCAGGTGGATGCCGGCGTGGACACCGGACCGATCATCGCCCAGGAGGCGGTGCGGGTGCATCCCGAGGACGATGCCGACTCCCTGCATGAGCGGATCAAGGTCGAGGAGCGGCGCCTGCTGGTGGAGACCATCGGCGGGATCGCCGAAGGCCGGATCAGCCTGCCGTCAGGATGA
- a CDS encoding DUF4031 domain-containing protein, whose translation MTIYIDPPVWPAHGTLFSHLISDVSLDELHDFADRSGISPRAFDEDHYDVPQHRHRDLIARGAILVSGLELARILAECGLRIRSVERPAKVRARLSRAWARLLPADATTLGEELLERWSEPHRHYHSPAHLAAVLNAVGVLQRAGELPEHLRRSVLLAAWFHDAVYAGTAGQDEEDSARLAEDRLPGLLPDGEVTEVARLVRLTATHDPHPADVAGAVLVDADLEVLGRAPTAYRRYADTVRRDYDHVPDHLFRQGRAQVLASLLERPLLYRTAAGRRLWEHAARENLSAELARLRLE comes from the coding sequence ATGACGATCTACATCGACCCACCGGTGTGGCCCGCCCACGGGACCCTCTTCTCCCACCTGATCTCCGACGTCTCCCTGGACGAGCTGCACGACTTCGCGGATCGCTCGGGCATCAGCCCCCGCGCCTTCGACGAGGACCACTACGACGTCCCCCAGCACCGGCATCGGGATCTCATCGCCCGCGGTGCGATCCTGGTGAGCGGGCTCGAGCTGGCCCGGATCCTGGCGGAGTGCGGGCTGCGGATCCGCAGCGTCGAACGTCCCGCGAAGGTGCGGGCGCGGCTCTCCCGGGCGTGGGCGCGGCTGCTGCCCGCAGACGCCACGACCCTGGGCGAGGAGCTGCTGGAACGCTGGTCGGAGCCCCACCGTCACTACCACTCCCCCGCCCATCTGGCCGCTGTGCTGAACGCCGTCGGGGTGCTGCAGCGAGCCGGCGAACTTCCGGAGCACCTCCGCCGGAGCGTCCTGCTGGCCGCCTGGTTCCATGACGCCGTCTACGCCGGCACTGCGGGCCAGGATGAGGAGGACAGCGCCCGGCTGGCCGAGGACCGCCTGCCCGGGCTGCTGCCGGACGGCGAGGTGACCGAAGTGGCCCGGCTGGTGCGGCTGACCGCCACCCACGACCCGCACCCGGCCGACGTCGCCGGTGCCGTGCTGGTGGATGCAGACCTGGAGGTGCTGGGCCGCGCTCCGACGGCCTACCGGCGCTATGCCGACACAGTGCGTCGGGACTACGACCATGTGCCCGACCATCTGTTCCGTCAAGGCCGGGCGCAGGTGCTGGCGAGCCTCCTGGAGCGACCCCTCCTCTACCGCACCGCCGCCGGTCGCCGGCTGTGGGAGCACGCAGCACGGGAGAACCTCAGCGCCGAGCTTGCGCGCCTGCGCCTCGAGTGA
- a CDS encoding DUF6350 family protein, with protein sequence MTPSETDSRTAGDPDVPGRARRRFRLPAPPLWLLGLLEAVQVVLATALLVTLPVLAMGLAGGFAQMDLEFVGVFSAQIWLVIHGTPVEVAVPIDGGVLGEGVTLAEGWLHLLPMGLTLVPLALGWRAGGRLARGAYSDQLWQGLLALVLGYAAVAAGLAHLAQAEGFTVQLHWAALCAAAVMAVGALAGSYVEARSWARLIGVDLEERVERLSQRLKWAGHYAWAVVRGGLIAVVTAVGLSALLLGAQVGFSWMEIANTYQQLDPGMWGVVGLTLLHLGLLPNLVLWTLAYTTGAGFSLGSGTIVAPHALELGPVPALPVLGALPTASGEAVLAVLAVPLVAGMIAGWWLMREGENHLDDWCALRISWRPISWSLSTLTLGLLTGGVAAAVVVLPLWLSHISLGIGRLTDVGPHALLAAGLLGAWVALGTILGYLIAPAADRVRRRRAEGPEEPGDDVSEA encoded by the coding sequence ATGACGCCCTCAGAGACCGACTCCCGCACCGCCGGTGACCCCGACGTCCCCGGTCGCGCCCGACGGCGCTTCCGGCTGCCGGCCCCGCCGCTGTGGCTGCTGGGCCTGCTCGAGGCCGTCCAGGTGGTGCTGGCCACCGCCCTGCTGGTGACGCTGCCGGTGCTCGCCATGGGGCTGGCCGGCGGATTCGCCCAGATGGACCTGGAGTTCGTGGGGGTCTTCTCCGCACAGATCTGGCTGGTCATCCACGGCACACCCGTGGAGGTCGCAGTGCCGATCGACGGCGGCGTGCTCGGCGAGGGAGTGACGCTCGCCGAGGGCTGGCTGCATCTGCTGCCCATGGGGCTCACCCTGGTGCCCCTGGCCCTCGGCTGGCGCGCCGGCGGCCGGCTGGCACGAGGGGCATACTCCGATCAGCTCTGGCAGGGGCTGCTCGCCCTGGTGCTCGGCTACGCGGCCGTGGCCGCCGGCCTCGCGCATCTGGCGCAGGCCGAAGGCTTCACCGTGCAGCTCCACTGGGCGGCGCTGTGCGCAGCCGCGGTCATGGCCGTCGGTGCGCTCGCCGGAAGCTACGTGGAGGCCCGCTCCTGGGCCCGACTGATCGGAGTGGACCTCGAGGAGCGTGTGGAGCGGCTCTCCCAGCGGCTGAAGTGGGCCGGGCACTATGCCTGGGCCGTGGTCCGCGGTGGGCTGATCGCCGTCGTGACCGCCGTCGGGCTCTCTGCGCTGCTGCTGGGTGCACAGGTGGGCTTCTCCTGGATGGAGATCGCCAACACCTATCAGCAGCTGGACCCGGGCATGTGGGGCGTGGTGGGACTGACCCTGCTGCACCTGGGGCTGCTGCCGAACTTGGTGCTCTGGACGCTGGCCTACACCACAGGCGCAGGGTTCTCGCTGGGCTCGGGGACCATCGTGGCTCCGCATGCCCTGGAGCTGGGCCCGGTGCCCGCCCTGCCCGTGCTCGGTGCGCTGCCGACCGCCTCCGGGGAGGCGGTGCTGGCTGTGCTGGCTGTGCCGCTGGTGGCCGGAATGATCGCCGGATGGTGGCTCATGCGCGAAGGGGAGAACCATCTGGACGACTGGTGCGCGCTGCGGATCTCCTGGCGCCCGATCTCCTGGTCGCTGTCGACCCTGACGCTGGGGCTGCTGACCGGAGGGGTGGCGGCGGCCGTCGTCGTGCTGCCGCTGTGGCTCTCCCACATCTCACTGGGGATCGGGCGGCTCACCGATGTGGGCCCGCATGCGCTGCTGGCCGCCGGGCTGCTGGGCGCCTGGGTCGCCCTCGGGACGATCCTCGGCTACCTCATCGCCCCGGCCGCGGACAGGGTGCGCCGCCGTCGGGCGGAGGGGCCTGAGGAGCCGGGGGATGACGTATCGGAGGCGTGA
- a CDS encoding sulfite exporter TauE/SafE family protein codes for MGITMAISVVAFILLAATIQRIAGLGFGMILAPFLVVLIGAHEGVMLVNFLSIIAPILVLPRIWDDIEWRKVLWLGIPAVLIMPAAAWISVVSPPGPLYVVVAGLVLFGLLTSMLLSRISAAVDGDGRAAQIITGIGSGVGTVLGGVGGPAITIYAVLSRWPIMRMVATLQPLWILISAFSFGIKWAFDDGQMPDMPWWAWVGSVVSIVLGIWVGEWVQRRVDDSTVRRFVVFLAILGSLLAMGTGIRLLL; via the coding sequence TTGGGCATCACGATGGCCATCTCGGTGGTGGCGTTCATCCTTCTCGCCGCCACGATCCAGCGCATCGCTGGGCTCGGCTTCGGCATGATCCTCGCACCGTTCCTGGTGGTGCTCATCGGCGCCCACGAGGGCGTGATGCTGGTGAACTTCCTGTCCATCATCGCCCCCATCCTGGTGCTGCCACGCATCTGGGACGACATCGAGTGGCGCAAGGTCCTCTGGCTCGGCATCCCCGCAGTGCTGATCATGCCTGCGGCCGCCTGGATCTCCGTGGTCTCGCCGCCCGGGCCCCTCTACGTGGTGGTCGCCGGTCTGGTGCTCTTCGGACTGCTGACCTCCATGCTGCTGAGCCGGATCAGCGCCGCCGTCGACGGAGACGGCCGTGCCGCGCAGATCATCACCGGCATCGGCTCCGGGGTAGGGACGGTGCTCGGCGGCGTCGGCGGCCCGGCCATCACCATCTACGCGGTGCTCTCCCGCTGGCCGATCATGCGCATGGTCGCCACCCTGCAGCCTCTGTGGATCCTCATCTCCGCCTTCTCCTTCGGCATCAAGTGGGCCTTCGACGACGGCCAGATGCCCGACATGCCGTGGTGGGCCTGGGTGGGTTCTGTGGTCTCCATCGTGCTGGGCATCTGGGTCGGCGAATGGGTCCAGCGCCGCGTGGACGACTCCACGGTGCGCAGGTTCGTGGTGTTCCTCGCCATCCTGGGCTCCCTGCTGGCCATGGGGACCGGCATCCGGCTGCTGCTCTGA
- a CDS encoding glycosyltransferase, whose product MKVVVVAESFLPHMNGVTNSVLHVLAHLRRRGDEVTVIAPASGLWDAGGEAHEHCEGFPVVRVPSLPFPDYPKVRVAAGFVPRILHLLEELRPDVVHLASPFVLGWRAIQAARTLGIPTVSVYQTEVPTYAARYRLPWAEELLWQHVDRMHTSSTLTLVPSRFCKDQLRRRGIRRLKTWRRGVDLRRFSPGRRNEALRRSLAPQGERLIGFVGRLAAEKQVEDLAALNDLPDSRLVIIGTGPAEEQLRRRLPGAHFAGFRSGDDLGRHVASLDIFVHPGEAETFCQTIQEAMAAGVPVVAVGRGGPLDLVDEGRTGWLYQPGDLGRMRSAVEHLVTDDDARRRFGQAGAQAVQGRTWEAICNQLVGHYARAIDVNERILRMQAKDFIRQQSRLAGMVTDPFDLA is encoded by the coding sequence GTGAAGGTCGTCGTGGTCGCAGAATCATTCCTTCCGCACATGAACGGAGTCACGAACTCCGTGCTCCATGTGCTGGCCCACCTGCGTCGCCGTGGGGACGAGGTGACGGTCATCGCACCGGCCTCGGGTCTGTGGGACGCCGGCGGCGAGGCGCATGAACACTGTGAGGGCTTCCCCGTGGTGCGGGTCCCGTCGTTGCCGTTCCCCGACTACCCCAAGGTCCGTGTGGCCGCAGGGTTCGTGCCACGGATCCTGCACCTGCTGGAGGAGCTGCGGCCCGACGTCGTCCACCTCGCCTCCCCGTTCGTGCTGGGCTGGCGGGCCATCCAGGCCGCCCGGACGCTGGGCATCCCGACGGTCTCGGTCTACCAGACGGAGGTCCCCACCTACGCCGCCCGGTATCGGCTGCCGTGGGCTGAGGAGCTGCTCTGGCAGCACGTGGACCGGATGCACACCAGCTCCACGTTGACCCTGGTCCCTTCGCGCTTCTGCAAGGACCAGCTGCGCCGCCGGGGCATCCGGCGGCTGAAGACGTGGCGGCGCGGCGTCGACCTCCGGCGCTTCTCCCCTGGGCGCCGGAACGAGGCGCTGCGCCGCAGCCTGGCGCCGCAGGGCGAGCGGCTGATCGGCTTCGTGGGGCGGCTGGCCGCAGAGAAGCAGGTGGAGGACCTCGCCGCGCTGAACGACCTTCCGGACAGCCGGCTGGTCATCATCGGCACCGGGCCCGCCGAGGAGCAGCTGCGCCGTCGACTGCCGGGGGCCCATTTCGCCGGCTTCCGAAGCGGGGACGATCTGGGCCGCCATGTGGCCAGCCTGGACATCTTCGTCCACCCTGGGGAGGCCGAGACCTTCTGCCAGACCATCCAGGAGGCCATGGCCGCCGGGGTGCCGGTGGTCGCCGTCGGGCGAGGAGGGCCGCTGGACCTGGTGGACGAGGGCCGCACCGGGTGGCTCTACCAGCCCGGGGATCTGGGGCGGATGCGCTCCGCGGTGGAGCACCTGGTCACCGACGACGACGCCCGCCGCCGTTTCGGGCAGGCCGGAGCCCAGGCGGTGCAGGGGCGCACCTGGGAGGCGATCTGCAACCAGCTGGTCGGCCATTATGCGCGCGCGATCGACGTCAACGAACGGATCCTGCGCATGCAGGCCAAGGACTTCATCCGCCAGCAGAGCCGGCTGGCCGGGATGGTGACCGACCCCTTCGACCTCGCGTGA
- a CDS encoding S41 family peptidase has product MTQITPYLRNPHLAGDLITFTAADDVWLAPDAGGRAWRLTRDAAPVRTPRLSPDGSQVAFISSRDGHPEVFSATVDTGEIRRLTWWGAAKAAILGWAPDGRLLVATHAVESVIREQVAHAVSLDGGTERLHYGSAGGLAISESGIVALATPPTRPAGHWKRYRGGVAGQLWLGVDGVDGPGTAGRWRRLLPEEPAGLLDPLWVDGQLVISSDMAATFPERTREQANLWVLDGAGAEGASEADVEAHQLTFQGEETGYVRDATTDGRRITWHSRGEIFILDSLDARPRRLEVALPGSAPAPLRLKPTKNLDVLAPDWTGDASAVSWRGTTWWLTHREGPARALAADSGVRTREPVVLGRSGRVAVATDAEGEDALEIHLLDGSAPAQRVLGGELGRVLHMVADPAGTRLAVISHDGRLRLIDLSESEGRLQASAREIRRSEHGELLDASFSPDGRYLLWSAPTMSESQMHQLMIADTASDPITPRALTGGTFHDSSPAFTADGKHIAFLSTRTLDPHYDDHEFNLSFAGSVRPWLLPLSAAEPAPFGPSAEGWRISAGEEAGARGDSGADSAADSAPVSPDLDDEHAEERIVAFPVASARYRDLRAVKGGLLWIRQAEETGELGTRRSGVDGEKPADQLIRWDFTARKATTLVEKLDSYAVSGDGSRLVVRSGDEVTAVPATRKAEKDDAERVTVDLSRLRLSVDRPAEWAQMFEETCRLMRQQFWREDMDGIDWDAVVERWRPVVARARTHDDLVDILWETVGELNTSHAYVMPAEEDADTDRRLGLLGADLEPAGLETGEPGWRITRILPAESSEPEARSPLRAAGVDAREGDVIIAVDGRAVDPVAGPNVQLAGAAGKPVELSLRRPGPAGEETRRVVVVPLSGEEELRYQDWVRSRREYVKRASAGRLGYVHVPDMTSTGWAQLHRDLRLAAGCEGIIADVRYNRGGHTSQMVIQRLSKQLVAWATARGESSVETYPLAAPRGPVVLVANRWSGSDGDIVNAAAQAMALGPVVGERTWGGVIGIDGRYSLVDGTVVTQPKYSFWIQGYGWGVENHGVDPDVEVVHDPGVWFAEEDPQLDRAIAEAFDRLEQTPASVPPPLDPPKNR; this is encoded by the coding sequence ATGACGCAGATCACGCCTTATCTCCGGAACCCGCATCTGGCGGGCGACCTGATCACCTTCACCGCCGCCGACGACGTCTGGCTGGCCCCCGATGCGGGAGGTCGCGCCTGGCGGCTGACCCGAGACGCGGCACCGGTGCGCACCCCGCGCCTCTCCCCCGACGGCTCCCAGGTGGCCTTCATCTCCAGTCGGGACGGTCATCCGGAAGTCTTCTCCGCCACCGTCGACACCGGTGAGATCCGCCGGCTGACATGGTGGGGCGCCGCCAAGGCGGCCATCCTGGGCTGGGCGCCCGACGGCCGGCTGCTGGTGGCCACCCATGCGGTGGAGTCGGTCATCCGCGAACAGGTGGCCCACGCGGTGTCCCTCGACGGCGGCACGGAGCGGCTGCATTACGGCTCGGCCGGAGGGCTGGCGATCAGCGAGTCCGGCATCGTGGCGCTGGCCACCCCGCCGACCCGGCCCGCCGGGCACTGGAAGCGGTACCGCGGCGGCGTGGCCGGACAGCTGTGGCTGGGCGTGGACGGCGTCGACGGCCCCGGCACCGCGGGACGCTGGCGGCGGCTGCTGCCCGAGGAGCCTGCTGGCCTGCTGGACCCCCTGTGGGTGGACGGGCAGCTGGTGATCTCCTCCGACATGGCAGCGACCTTCCCGGAGCGGACCCGTGAGCAGGCGAACCTGTGGGTCCTCGACGGCGCCGGAGCCGAGGGCGCCTCCGAGGCCGACGTCGAAGCTCACCAGCTGACCTTCCAGGGAGAGGAGACCGGATACGTCCGCGACGCGACCACCGACGGTCGCCGCATCACCTGGCATTCCCGGGGCGAGATCTTCATCCTGGACTCCCTGGACGCCCGACCGCGCCGCCTGGAGGTCGCCCTCCCCGGGTCCGCCCCGGCGCCGCTGCGGCTGAAGCCCACGAAGAACCTCGACGTGCTAGCACCGGACTGGACCGGCGACGCCTCTGCGGTGTCCTGGCGCGGCACGACCTGGTGGCTGACCCACCGGGAGGGGCCTGCCCGGGCCCTCGCCGCCGACTCCGGGGTCCGCACCCGCGAGCCCGTGGTGCTGGGGCGGAGCGGGCGGGTCGCCGTCGCCACCGACGCCGAGGGTGAGGACGCCCTGGAGATCCATCTCCTCGACGGTTCCGCCCCGGCGCAGCGCGTGCTGGGTGGAGAGCTCGGGCGAGTGCTGCACATGGTTGCCGACCCGGCCGGCACACGTCTGGCGGTGATCTCCCATGACGGCAGGCTGCGGCTCATCGACCTGAGCGAGTCGGAGGGCCGACTGCAGGCCTCGGCCCGAGAGATCCGGCGCTCCGAGCACGGGGAGCTGCTCGACGCCTCCTTCTCCCCTGACGGCCGCTACCTGCTCTGGTCCGCGCCGACCATGAGCGAGTCACAGATGCATCAGCTGATGATCGCCGACACCGCCAGCGACCCGATCACGCCGCGGGCACTGACCGGCGGCACCTTCCATGACAGCTCGCCGGCCTTCACCGCGGACGGGAAGCACATCGCCTTCCTCTCCACCCGCACCTTGGACCCGCACTACGACGATCACGAGTTCAACCTGTCCTTCGCCGGGTCCGTCCGCCCGTGGCTGCTGCCGCTCTCCGCGGCGGAGCCGGCCCCCTTCGGGCCCAGCGCCGAGGGCTGGCGGATCTCCGCCGGCGAGGAGGCGGGAGCGCGGGGAGACTCCGGCGCAGACTCCGCGGCGGACTCCGCGCCGGTGAGCCCGGACCTGGACGATGAGCACGCCGAGGAGAGGATCGTGGCCTTCCCGGTCGCCTCCGCCCGGTACCGCGACCTGCGAGCGGTCAAGGGCGGGCTGCTGTGGATCCGCCAGGCGGAGGAGACCGGGGAGCTGGGCACCCGCCGCTCCGGAGTCGACGGCGAGAAGCCTGCCGATCAGCTCATCCGCTGGGACTTCACCGCCCGGAAGGCCACCACGCTGGTGGAGAAGCTCGACTCCTATGCGGTCAGCGGCGACGGGTCCCGGCTGGTGGTCCGCTCGGGCGATGAGGTGACCGCGGTGCCGGCCACGCGGAAGGCGGAGAAGGACGACGCCGAACGCGTCACCGTGGACCTCTCCCGGCTGCGGCTCAGCGTGGACAGGCCCGCCGAATGGGCGCAGATGTTCGAGGAGACCTGCCGGCTGATGCGCCAGCAGTTCTGGCGCGAGGACATGGACGGAATCGACTGGGACGCTGTGGTGGAGCGCTGGCGGCCGGTCGTCGCCCGGGCACGCACCCACGATGACCTGGTCGACATCCTCTGGGAGACGGTCGGGGAGCTCAACACCTCCCACGCGTACGTGATGCCGGCCGAGGAGGACGCCGACACCGACCGCCGGCTCGGCCTGCTGGGTGCAGACCTGGAGCCCGCGGGGCTGGAGACCGGCGAGCCCGGCTGGCGGATCACCCGCATCCTTCCCGCCGAGTCCAGCGAGCCGGAGGCCCGGTCGCCGCTGCGCGCCGCCGGGGTGGACGCCCGCGAGGGAGACGTGATCATCGCCGTCGACGGACGCGCCGTGGACCCCGTCGCCGGGCCCAACGTCCAGCTCGCCGGTGCGGCAGGCAAACCGGTGGAGCTGAGTCTTCGACGGCCGGGACCAGCGGGCGAGGAGACGCGTCGCGTCGTCGTCGTGCCACTGTCCGGGGAGGAGGAGCTGCGCTATCAGGACTGGGTGCGCTCACGCCGGGAGTACGTGAAGCGCGCCTCCGCAGGTCGCCTCGGCTACGTGCATGTGCCGGACATGACCTCCACCGGCTGGGCCCAGCTGCACCGCGACCTGCGACTGGCCGCCGGCTGTGAGGGGATCATCGCCGACGTCCGCTACAACCGCGGCGGCCACACCTCCCAGATGGTGATCCAGCGGCTCTCCAAGCAGCTCGTCGCCTGGGCGACCGCACGGGGAGAGTCATCGGTGGAGACCTACCCCCTGGCCGCGCCCCGCGGTCCGGTGGTGCTGGTGGCCAACCGGTGGTCCGGTTCCGACGGAGACATCGTCAACGCCGCCGCCCAGGCCATGGCTCTGGGCCCGGTGGTCGGCGAACGCACCTGGGGCGGAGTGATCGGCATCGACGGGCGGTACTCCCTGGTGGACGGCACGGTGGTCACTCAGCCGAAGTACTCGTTCTGGATCCAGGGGTACGGCTGGGGCGTGGAGAACCACGGAGTGGATCCCGACGTCGAGGTCGTCCATGATCCGGGCGTGTGGTTCGCGGAGGAGGATCCGCAGCTGGACCGGGCGATCGCCGAAGCCTTCGACCGGCTGGAGCAGACGCCTGCGTCAGTGCCGCCGCCCCTGGATCCACCGAAGAACCGCTGA